Proteins co-encoded in one Nitratireductor kimnyeongensis genomic window:
- the murG gene encoding undecaprenyldiphospho-muramoylpentapeptide beta-N-acetylglucosaminyltransferase, translating into MGKGTILLAAGGTGGHLFPAEALAHALRARGWRVHLATDKRAARFSGDFPAEETHVIESATFGSKNPIALLKAGWTIWRGVKQASALLQRLKPAAVVGFGGYPTLPPLWAATRRGIPAMIHEQNAVMGRANKALAARVQAIAGGFLAAEGPFADKIIATGNPVRPAVIEAAGEAYRAAGSQDVFRLLVFGGSQGAQFFSDAIPAAIAQLAPKQIERLVVTQQARPEDEADVRAAYEALGVPAEVSTFFNDMARRIAESHLVISRSGASTVSEIAAIGRPAFLVPYPHALDHDQAANAAALGRAGGAELHPQATLGAERLAELIGGAMEQPQRLTDMAAAAHGVGKTNAATLLADLVEAIASGQSAKTVKEGSHA; encoded by the coding sequence ATGGGAAAAGGCACGATACTTCTTGCCGCCGGTGGGACCGGCGGTCATCTCTTTCCGGCCGAAGCGCTCGCACATGCCCTACGCGCGCGAGGCTGGCGGGTGCATCTGGCGACAGACAAGCGGGCGGCGCGCTTCTCCGGCGATTTTCCAGCCGAGGAAACCCATGTCATCGAGAGCGCGACTTTCGGTTCGAAAAACCCCATTGCGCTTCTGAAAGCGGGCTGGACCATCTGGCGTGGCGTCAAACAGGCCTCTGCTTTGCTGCAGCGGCTGAAGCCTGCTGCGGTGGTCGGGTTCGGCGGATACCCGACCCTTCCGCCGCTCTGGGCGGCGACGCGACGGGGTATTCCGGCGATGATCCACGAGCAGAACGCCGTGATGGGACGTGCCAACAAGGCTTTGGCGGCACGCGTGCAGGCCATCGCCGGTGGGTTTCTGGCCGCTGAAGGACCGTTTGCCGACAAGATTATCGCTACGGGCAACCCAGTCCGTCCGGCGGTCATCGAGGCGGCTGGCGAAGCTTATCGCGCTGCGGGTTCGCAAGACGTGTTTCGACTGCTTGTCTTTGGCGGCAGTCAGGGGGCACAGTTTTTTTCAGATGCCATCCCCGCGGCCATCGCGCAACTCGCACCGAAGCAAATCGAACGCCTTGTCGTCACGCAACAGGCGCGGCCTGAAGACGAGGCCGATGTTCGTGCTGCTTATGAAGCGCTCGGCGTGCCGGCAGAGGTTTCGACGTTTTTCAACGATATGGCGCGGCGCATTGCCGAGAGCCATCTGGTGATATCGCGTTCGGGTGCCTCGACCGTTTCGGAGATTGCAGCGATTGGCCGACCGGCCTTTCTGGTGCCATATCCCCATGCGCTCGACCACGATCAAGCAGCCAATGCCGCGGCATTGGGGCGTGCAGGGGGAGCTGAACTCCACCCGCAGGCCACGCTGGGCGCGGAGCGTCTTGCCGAACTGATCGGAGGAGCGATGGAGCAGCCTCAGCGCCTGACCGACATGGCAGCAGCAGCCCATGGGGTTGGTAAAACGAATGCTGCAACGTTGCTTGCAGACCTGGTTGAGGCTATTGCCTCCGGCCAATCTGCAAAAACCGTGAAAGAAGGAAGCCACGCATGA
- the ftsW gene encoding putative lipid II flippase FtsW → MVSRTDRSPVANWWWTIDRWFLAAFLMLMGLGVVLSFAASPAVAERIGLSSFHFVTRQIVYMLPALVVMIGISFLSPRQVRRFALVMLAGALVLMVVTLFAGMEVKGSRRWLYVFGVSVQPSEYLKPAFVVICAWLFHEHARQPEIPGNLFAMLLLGLVIALLVAQPDLGQTMLVLGTWGAMFFIAGMPWLWIAVLGALGAGGAFLAYTIFPHVADRIDRFLTGEGDTYQVDMSIEAITRGGWFGRGPGEGTVKRILPDSHTDFVFAVAGEEFGIILCLILLGLFAFVVLRGLTKARREDDDFTRYAVSGLVILFGFQSIINMGVNVRMLPAKGMTLPFISYGGSSLIAMAISMGFVLALTRRKPEKRRPVTYAQPSGREAIAN, encoded by the coding sequence ATGGTGAGCCGCACCGATCGCAGTCCGGTGGCAAACTGGTGGTGGACCATCGACCGGTGGTTTCTCGCGGCCTTCCTCATGCTGATGGGGTTGGGGGTGGTTCTGTCGTTCGCGGCAAGCCCGGCCGTGGCGGAGCGCATTGGCTTGTCGAGTTTTCACTTCGTTACACGCCAGATCGTTTACATGCTGCCGGCATTGGTGGTCATGATCGGCATTTCCTTCCTCAGCCCACGTCAGGTGCGGCGCTTTGCCCTCGTCATGCTTGCGGGCGCACTGGTCCTGATGGTTGTGACCCTTTTTGCCGGGATGGAGGTCAAGGGCTCGCGGCGGTGGCTTTATGTGTTCGGTGTTTCCGTTCAGCCTTCCGAATATCTCAAACCGGCTTTTGTGGTGATCTGCGCATGGCTCTTTCACGAGCATGCCCGTCAGCCGGAGATTCCGGGCAATCTCTTCGCCATGCTTCTTCTGGGACTTGTGATCGCACTGCTGGTGGCGCAGCCCGATCTCGGCCAGACCATGCTGGTTCTCGGCACCTGGGGGGCAATGTTCTTCATTGCCGGAATGCCATGGTTGTGGATCGCGGTGCTTGGCGCTCTGGGCGCAGGCGGGGCCTTTCTCGCCTATACGATTTTCCCGCATGTGGCCGACCGCATCGACCGCTTCCTGACCGGTGAAGGCGATACTTACCAGGTGGACATGAGCATCGAGGCGATAACCCGCGGTGGCTGGTTCGGGCGTGGGCCCGGCGAGGGCACCGTCAAGCGCATTCTTCCCGACAGTCACACGGACTTCGTCTTCGCGGTCGCCGGCGAGGAATTTGGTATCATCCTGTGCCTGATCCTGCTGGGGCTGTTTGCGTTTGTGGTGTTGCGCGGACTGACGAAAGCGCGGCGCGAGGACGATGATTTCACACGCTATGCGGTGAGTGGTCTCGTCATCCTGTTTGGCTTTCAGTCGATCATCAATATGGGTGTGAATGTCCGTATGCTGCCGGCCAAGGGCATGACGCTGCCCTTCATCTCCTATGGCGGGTCCTCGCTGATCGCCATGGCCATTTCCATGGGTTTCGTGCTGGCGCTGACGCGTCGCAAGCCGGAAAAGCGCCGTCCGGTCACCTATGCCCAACCATCGGGCCGCGAGGCGATCGCGAACTGA
- the murD gene encoding UDP-N-acetylmuramoyl-L-alanine--D-glutamate ligase, with amino-acid sequence MIPATVFNDRTIALFGLGGSGIATAHALMAGGARVTAFDDNPDSVARAAGEGVPTGDLRNIDWSGQEAFVLSPGVPLTHPRPHWSVDLARAAGVEIIGDVELFARERRAHASEAPFVAITGTNGKSTTTALIAHILKSAGRDTQMGGNIGRAVMTLEPPAAERYHVVECSSYQIDLAPTLDPSVGILLNLSPDHLDRHGSFEKYAGIKERLVARSGLAIVGVDDADCRQIANRLEKQGRRLQRISATSSLSDGFYLEGSDLMRAADGVAEKLATLQDIGSLRGAHNAQNALAALAACLDCGLTADQIQAGFNSFPGLAHRMEQVARRERVLFVNDSKATNADAAERALASFERIYWIAGGLPKEGGIETLKSFFPRIAKAYLIGEAAPAFAATIGEATTFEISGTIDKAVDHAARDAAGDPAPESVVLFSPACASFDQFRNFEVRGDAFREAVRSLAGTEMMGSK; translated from the coding sequence ATGATCCCGGCCACGGTTTTCAACGACAGGACCATCGCCCTTTTCGGGCTTGGCGGTTCGGGCATCGCCACCGCCCACGCGCTGATGGCCGGCGGGGCGCGGGTGACGGCCTTTGACGACAACCCTGACAGCGTGGCGCGCGCGGCGGGTGAGGGTGTGCCGACCGGAGATCTGCGCAACATCGACTGGAGCGGGCAGGAGGCCTTCGTCCTTTCGCCGGGTGTCCCGCTCACGCATCCGCGCCCGCACTGGAGCGTGGATCTCGCGCGGGCCGCGGGGGTGGAGATCATCGGCGACGTGGAGCTTTTCGCACGCGAGCGTCGGGCCCATGCATCTGAAGCGCCTTTTGTCGCCATCACCGGCACCAACGGCAAGAGCACGACAACGGCTCTGATCGCCCACATTCTCAAGAGTGCGGGGCGGGACACACAGATGGGCGGCAATATCGGCCGCGCCGTGATGACGCTCGAACCGCCTGCGGCTGAACGATACCATGTGGTGGAGTGCTCCTCCTACCAGATCGATCTCGCCCCGACGCTTGATCCTTCGGTCGGCATTCTGCTCAATCTTTCGCCCGACCACCTGGACCGGCATGGCTCGTTCGAGAAGTATGCCGGCATCAAGGAACGTCTGGTGGCCAGGAGCGGGCTGGCCATTGTGGGCGTCGACGATGCCGATTGCCGGCAAATCGCCAACCGGCTTGAAAAGCAGGGGCGCAGGCTGCAGCGAATCTCGGCGACATCATCGCTCTCCGATGGGTTCTATCTGGAGGGTTCCGATCTCATGCGAGCCGCCGATGGCGTCGCCGAAAAACTGGCGACGCTTCAAGACATCGGATCCCTGCGCGGCGCGCACAACGCTCAGAACGCGCTGGCGGCCCTTGCGGCCTGTCTCGACTGCGGCCTGACGGCGGACCAGATCCAGGCCGGTTTCAACAGTTTTCCCGGGCTTGCCCACCGCATGGAGCAGGTGGCCCGCCGGGAACGGGTTCTCTTCGTCAACGATTCCAAGGCCACCAATGCCGATGCGGCGGAGCGGGCATTGGCAAGTTTCGAGCGTATCTACTGGATCGCCGGCGGCCTGCCCAAGGAGGGCGGGATCGAGACGCTGAAAAGCTTCTTTCCGCGTATCGCCAAGGCCTACCTCATAGGCGAGGCGGCGCCGGCGTTCGCCGCCACGATCGGGGAGGCGACGACGTTTGAGATTTCAGGTACGATAGACAAAGCCGTAGACCACGCGGCGCGCGATGCGGCGGGCGATCCCGCGCCGGAATCTGTTGTTCTGTTTTCGCCAGCCTGTGCGAGTTTCGACCAGTTCAGAAATTTTGAGGTGCGTGGCGATGCCTTCCGCGAAGCGGTGCGTTCGCTCGCCGGTACCGAAATGATGGGGAGCAAGTGA
- the mraY gene encoding phospho-N-acetylmuramoyl-pentapeptide-transferase, protein MLMMLVDLADEVSVLNVFRYITFRTGGALITSALIVFLFGPMIITSLRVRQGKGQPIRADGPQTHFKKAGTPTMGGLMMLSGILGSCALWANLSSVYVWVVLMVTVGFGAIGFYDDYLKVTKQSHLGFSGKARLSAEFLIAGLAAWTIMQAGQAPFSSSLTFPFFKDFLLNLGIFFIPFAAFVIVGAGNAVNLTDGLDGLATVPVMVAAASFGVIAYLSGNAIFANYLQIHFVPGTGELAVILGAVIGAGLGFLWFNAPPAAIFMGDTGSLALGGLIGSVAVATKHEIVLAIIGGLFVVEILSVIIQVAVFKMTGKRVFLMAPIHHHFEKLGWTESQVVIRFWIIAVLLALIGLSTLKLR, encoded by the coding sequence ACATCGGCGCTCATCGTCTTCCTGTTCGGGCCGATGATCATCACCTCGCTGAGGGTTCGGCAGGGCAAGGGGCAGCCGATCCGCGCCGATGGGCCTCAGACCCATTTCAAGAAGGCGGGAACGCCGACCATGGGCGGGCTCATGATGCTTTCGGGCATATTGGGATCGTGCGCGCTGTGGGCGAACCTCTCCAGCGTTTATGTCTGGGTGGTCCTGATGGTGACGGTGGGTTTTGGCGCCATCGGTTTCTATGATGATTATCTGAAGGTGACGAAACAGTCGCATCTGGGCTTTTCGGGCAAGGCGCGGCTTTCGGCGGAGTTCCTGATTGCCGGGCTTGCGGCATGGACCATCATGCAGGCGGGGCAGGCGCCGTTCTCCTCCTCGCTGACCTTCCCCTTCTTCAAGGATTTCCTGCTCAATCTGGGGATTTTCTTCATCCCGTTCGCGGCCTTCGTGATCGTCGGGGCGGGCAATGCGGTGAACCTGACGGACGGGCTGGACGGGCTGGCGACGGTTCCCGTGATGGTGGCTGCGGCCTCATTCGGTGTGATCGCCTATCTTTCGGGCAACGCCATTTTCGCCAACTACCTGCAGATCCATTTCGTGCCGGGGACGGGTGAGCTGGCGGTGATCCTGGGTGCGGTGATCGGCGCGGGGCTCGGCTTCCTGTGGTTCAATGCGCCGCCGGCGGCGATCTTCATGGGGGACACCGGATCATTGGCGCTGGGTGGGCTGATCGGCTCGGTGGCCGTCGCGACCAAACACGAGATCGTGCTTGCCATCATCGGCGGGCTGTTCGTGGTGGAGATCCTCTCGGTGATCATCCAGGTAGCGGTCTTCAAGATGACCGGTAAACGCGTATTCCTGATGGCGCCAATACATCATCATTTCGAAAAGCTTGGCTGGACGGAGAGCCAGGTGGTGATCCGGTTCTGGATTATCGCGGTGCTGCTTGCCCTCATCGGGCTCTCCACGCTCAAGCTGCGCTAG